The Elaeis guineensis isolate ETL-2024a chromosome 5, EG11, whole genome shotgun sequence DNA segment atcaaataaaatctatgtaaatttatttttattcataaatcaaattctttcaaaaatCATGTTCATCTCGACAACCATGAACTAAACTAAAGTGTCATTGTATAACCCTCAATAACAGGATATCCAAGTACTAGCATACAATCTCCACTGATGGGATATCGAAATATCAGTACATAATCTCTACTGATAAAGTATCAaaataccagcacacaatctCCACTGGTAAGATATCGAAATATTAGTATACAATCCTCACTAGTAAGGTATCGAAATATTAGtatacaacccccactggtagggtattGAAATAGTAGTGCAAAACTCCTACCAGTAGGGTTTGATACATAGTTAGGCTACGAGTCAAAATCTATCTcagatcaaatataaattttatattttaattcaaaaagttCATAAACCATGCAACACTAAAATTAATCAGACGGTCTATATCAAATTTAATACGATCGATCATAAATCATTTGATGTATTGAAAAAAAGATATTTTggtaattcaaaaaataatatatcaattttataaatcaaaaataattcaatataaaaaatattttataatttactaatatatctaaaaaaaatgaatcaTTATTTATCTCACACGtactccaataaatccatatagtttcataatttttttttcaaaatcttcaattcatagattACATCGAAGTATCCTATTGTTAGACCTCTTCTTATCGAGATAACTACACCCTTATATATAATCAAGTCCAATAATTAAAAAGGACATAAATAATCATGAGAGACATGATGGATGGTAGTTGCATCCAACAGTCCGGATCGATCAATCATCTAAATTTATCTGATCAAGGACCATACTAAGATCTATGTAGTTCAATAGAGATCAAGAATGATCAAGTCAATAGTGTCCGATAAGAGTCAAGATGGAGGCCAACATGGTCAGATCAGTTCAATCAAATAACTTCATTTAATTAAGGTCGGATTTAAGATACAATTGGCTCCATAAAAATCAAGTAGATCAAATCTGATGGTATTCGGATTCAACTAAGATGGATGCCAACACGTCATCCGACGACTGCGGATCATGCTCACTTTGCTAAGGtcggatcaaaatcatcaaaataaaatcttttatggGATTAATCATAGAGAGAgaataattctagagagagaaaatttataaagagagaaagaaaaaaattttagagagaaagtggagtTGCAAGctaagagagaagggagagagggaagagagagaaactccctctcttcttttcttttctcttttctttttttttttcatttttttttcttttttttccctttcttcttgATGGAACAGGAGACTCACATTTTCCGTTCCTCTCCGAACTAGGAACCCTCCTGCTGATCGATGTTATGCCCGGCGGTGACTAGGGCCATGGTGATGCGGCCGGAGTTCCTTTCCTGACGATCGGCGGTGGCATATGGTGCCAGAAAAAGGGGATGGAGTTATAGATTTGGAAACAGGGGATTCTTCCGGGCATTGTTTCGACCAAATCATAGCTGATGGATGGGGTTTAATGCAAGAAAAGAGAAGGGAAAGATGTTGGATATCTTACTTGAGGTTTCCGATGAGTCTTGGTGATAGTCTTTTCAGCGAACACCGTGAATCAAATCCAAGGTTTTTAAAGaaataggggagaagagaggTCAAGATTGGATGATTGATTTCGTAGGAGTGTTTGAGCCCTTAAATAGATGCCATTGGAAGGAATTAGAGATCGAAAATAATTTGATTCTGAATTGAATTATGATCCTATCGATCGGaaaaatagagaaggaagagcGACGGTAATTCCCAGCTTCTCAATAGTTTCCAGCACGTGCAATGCATGTGCtggctgtttctttttttttttttcttatgctgTTTTGAGATTCGGGTTGGGGTATTACAATCTTGCTCcggattgatattttataatgtcCCCCGCTGTCCATGTTTGATGCGATCCATATGCTTTTGATGATCTTACCGGACACAAACAGTTACAGCATAAATGATACACTGCTAGAGATGGCAGCAGAATGCAGTAGAACTCGTGGTTGTGAATTTCTTTTGTTTTCCATATTATATCCTTTTGTTTCTCCATAAAGCGCTACTTTTATTGCAGAACAATTTACGAAATCACAAACACAAAGGCATGCTTGCAGTATTGCATACAGATACCGCTCCCCCAAAAGCAACATCTAATTACTTAAGCTATGTATATCATTTAGATAGAATATGCGGAGTAGCAATTAACCACAGAGGCGATTTCAAGCTCACGGTTCCCCCAAAGAGCTCGGTTATATCCAAATCCTTGGGGTCCATTCCATCAGGGATCTTCCAATCAAAATAGTAGAGGAGGTGGGCTAGGACCGTCTCCACCTGAGCCATGCCAAAGGTGATCCCCGGGCATATCCTCCTGCCCCCACCGAAAGGCAAATACTCAAAGTTGCCACCTTTGTAGTCCACCGAGCTGCCATCGAACCTTTCCGGCTTAAAGCTCTCTGGGTCCTCCCAGTATCTCGGATCCCTTGCTACAGCCCATGCATTGATGATAATCCTGCTCCCAAACGGGATATCGTAGCCGTCCACTTTGCATGCCTCACGGCATACTTTCGGCCCGAGCAATGGCACCGGTGGGTGCAGTCTCAGAGACTCTTTGATCACCAATTTTATGTAATGCAATTTAGTGATATCTTCCTCCTCGATCTTGGTCTTTCCCTTGAATGCTTGCCGCACCTCCACCTGAGCCTTCACCATTATCTCAGGGTGTCTCATTAACTCTGCCATCGTCCACTGTAGCTTTGTCGCTGATGTCTCGGTCCCCCCCGCGAACATATCCTGAAAATAGTGGAAACGATAAGTACTTGGAGCAATTAATATGTTTTGCCATGTCTTGTAAATATTCATTTGTTTATTTGTGTAGAACAAGCTAGATGCATAGTTAGGCATGCTAACCAGGATTACGGCCTTGATGTTGGTGAGCGTGAAGGGGAATTCAAGTCCACCATTTTCTTTCAGCCCTAAGAGAACGTCCACAAGATCTTCCCCCTCCTGCGGTCCCCCATTGCTGGTTGCTCTCTTCGCTTCATGCTCCTCGATGATCTGCCCGAGAATCTCATCCATCTCCCTGCCACATTTGTCTAACCTTGAACTCAATCCACTAAGAGTGTCAATAACACTCAATGAGGGGAATAAATCAGTTACGTTAGATCCAATGAACAATTCCAGTACTTTCTTCGTTGCTGAGATGAATCTTGGCCCATGCTTGCACTGTGTACCAAATGCCACCCTCGAGGTCACAGTATTAGATGTCAGGAGAAACATCTCACTAAGGTTAACCGGGGAATTTCTCATGTTGGAGATGTATCCCACAAGGTTGGACATCTCTTCTTGTCGAAGTGTGCTGAAGGACTGGACACGCTTTGCACTCAGTAGTTCGAGAACGCATATCTTCCGCAGCTCCCGCCAGTAGCTTCCGTAGGGTGCGAAGACAATGTCTGTGCCGTCATAGAACACCTTGGAAATTAGTATTTTGTCTCGGGTGGCGAAGATGAGATCGTGGGTCTTCAGGATCTCTCTTGCCATCTCTGGAGAGGAGACGATAATGTGGTCGACTTGTCCGAGCCTGAGGTGCATGACAGGGCCATGCCGCCAAGACAGCTCACGGAGGGCACGGTGAGGGAGCTGAGCTCCGAGAAAATGGTGGAGGTGACCGATGATAGGGAGCTTCCATGGGCTCGGAGGCAGCTTAATTCCTGTTGCTGTGGATTTGGTTAACTTTAATTACTATGAGTacaaagaggaggaagaaggaaaGGAAGGGTAAGGAAGGGAGATGGAGTTCCATGGCTGGTGTTCTGATGCTTTGAGTGTAATGCGGACACTGTCTCTATAAATAAGCAAATATAAGATAGTTCATGTGGCGCATACGATTCTAgtgtcataaaaaaataaaaggagtgTTATCATACGCGTTGGTTTGATTCGCCGCCAGCGTTCAACGGAAGTTGCAGAAGGCTACGAGACAAGACTAACTATAGCTGTGAAAGTGATGGTGAAGATTTTCTTCTTTTGATAGGAAAAAATGACCAAGGTTTGATGAAAAAACAACAATATGATTGTTTAAGTGAAAGCCGAAACGATTATAATAGATTGTAAAGCTCCAAAATTTCTACAAAAGATAGGAGACTTTTATCCTTACTCTTGACCTTTAATGCATTTGCATGGCTGAGGTTCCGTCTGAAATACACCGGTAACGGTGACGATGATTTTATGTTGGCATTTTGCTATATTTGAGTGGGTTTTGGACTTAGAGTGGAGCAGAGCAGGGAGAGGTTTGACCAAATTTATTATCGCGTTTGTAATGTTGCTGTCAATTGGGCTGAAAATAGACCATTAGTGCTGGATCTTAAGGGCTGTTAAAGTTTCAgtataaaatagaataaattataaaaatcctctaaaattttatttattatacttaATACAATAGTTAATTTGTAAAACTATATTTAcatttagttaaattaatatcgATAGTAAAACCATTTATTCCATGTAAGAAGTAGAATTTGCATTTGAGAGGAAAGAGGATGCACATTTTTTTATATCCTTCGGTGAATATTATATTACTTAaggttattttgattatttttaaaaattattttggtgtgATATTTGGGTTCCATTTTAGGTTTATTGGCTTGACTATCTCAAATGGATAAAGGTACGTAGGTTTTTTTAAGTATTGGGTGTAAATGTAATTCATCCTAATCTTGGGGGAATTTTTAAGAAAGATGTGCCAATGGTGAAAaaagggaattttttttttttttttttttgttcccttTCTTCTACAATGCAtagtttttttcttatttttctaataaaattttggagGGGAGGTGCCTTGTGAGATTCTACTGGTTCAACTCAATTTGACTGAGTCAACCTAACAAACTAGCTAGGCTAAGAAGAAAACTACGAGGAGGTGAAGCACCATTTGAGCAAAGCAGTCATGATCATGGTCTCCAAGATATTGTATGATGTACCACTTTTGAGTGAATGTTTACTATTGATATTTGGTTTATTTATGCAAACTATTTATTTTGAGCAATATTGATCATCGGATATATTTATGTTTATTTCAATaatgattttttattatttttaaatttatattattataatggtGCGGGTGTATATGAGGATTCTTGGTAAGCTGTATAGCTTATATCTTTTTCTGTTGTATTTTTTTCAAAGTTAGAAGATACATAGTCTTAGTCAGGTTAAAGCGACAACATGATTAGTTAGCTAGTTTACGTTTTTCATACTCGATGAAAAATTGAATTTATGTGTTTgaataattttatgatttaatgatgATGGTTTCACTTAGTCTGATCATTATGACTAAATTTTATGGCTTACgaattttttttgatgttattgaaagttttgatcatcttatagaTTTTGTATGACTTCTAGAGCATCGCTCTAGGATCCAACGGTCGTATCACGTGGCTGACTCATTTGTTGGGTTTGGAGCATGACAAATAATCAGTAAAAGTGAAAGCCAAGTGAAGAACCCAATGTTATAAAATAGGATGTGGCTCTAAAATTTCAATAGGCTAAAATTTTTTGTGTAGAAATCCTTTGGCTTCTGGAAGATGGGACTTCTTTTCTCTTAATGAAATTGAAGAAGGTGCCCCACTCATCCATGTAAATTTGACCTGCTAGCGTTCAAAACGATAGACTAATAGTCACGGAAACTGATGGCCAAGTGAAAAACTAaacattaataaaatataataaagatcCAAAATTTTCATATGAAAGACTTTTCTTCAGAAGCTAGAATTATCTTTTAGCATGTGGAAGACGGGTACTTCTTCCTTTGATGAAATGGAAGATGATTCTTgtctcaaaaaaaaaacaaaaaagaaagaaatagaagatGCTTCTTCACTCGGAAACAAAACTATCAACTGCAATTCACATTAGTTGATGGTATAACCCTTtcctatttttaaaatatttttaaataaatagatgACTAATTATAAAAGTAATTTGGAAAACTGGGCTCAGTATCTCCCTTGTTGTAATGGGGTGTTTTGCAATTTTGATCTAGCCTGTATCTGAATGGCCCTCCATCATCTTAATATGTAAACTACGTTGATTGTTGTGTGGTGCTTtactataaaatatatatatattgacaacaTAGTTTTCTAACAAAAATCAAATGAGGCACATATGGGAAAAGAAATTGGAGACAAAATTTGAAATTGAGGAGACATCATGCTTTATTAACATAATATACCTGACTAAATTATAAAAATGGGTTAGATTCTTGCGCCTTATTCATTCCAAAAATGCACGCATACTTATAATCTTCGGCAAGAATATGTTTCTAACGAGAATCTAGTCAAGCACGTTGGAAAGAAATTGGGTGGCCAAGTTTGAAATTGAGGTGGCATCATTCGTCACCGTCAGATATTATACTTGACCGGCACTGTGATGGATGTTGTTGCTTTAAGGCCATTCCACAAACCGATGAGAGAGTCAACAATCAATAGTCAGCGAGACAGTCACGTGGAGGACCAAAAGATAAATATCTTAAGTGAGAGTAGACTGAAACTAGCTTCAGGTCCGCCCGACTTTGGATCAGATTATGAGCTAGTTCCGAATAATATCAAGCTAGATTTGAGCTTGGATACAGTGTCCATTTTTTTTTTCGCCCAGACTCAAGTATATCATTGACCAGGCCTGTGCATGGCCCAAGTCTGATCCAAATATAGGCCCAATCCTTAGATCAATTTCAGATCCCAGCCTACTTTAATCGGTTTGGCTCATCGTCGCACTCAATAACATTGATGGGTAATCTTAACCtttccaatttcagctcagaAGTTCATTTTTATTTTCGATCTCTCGAATTCTTTGAGCCATTGGGCAAAAAAGGGGAAGGAAAAAAGGTCGGGAATTGGGAGCTGGTGAACGTTGTAGAGAGATTTGTTCCTTAGACTTTCAATCGTCCATACTCACATCTATCTCCCTTTTCTCAAGCTTTAGTCATGGCGACTAGCAACCTCAACTGTATGGTTGTCATTATTGACGGCAGCAAGTATAGCATGAACACCCTACGATAGGCCCTTCAAAGCCCCTGCCTCCACCCCATCGATGGTGACCCTGGCGCTGCTAGCCAGGCCTTGTCCCGCACCTTTGTCATTCTTCACATCCAATCCCCGCATTCTATCACAGCCTATCTCAGACCCCGGATCTATCCCCTTTGATGGCCCCAGTGCAACAGCAAGACAAAGAATCAGGGTAGCCCAATTTTTTGCCCAAACAGACCTTCGAGCTAACCCTATCGGGTTCGAGCTAGGCTCAAGCTAAGAttttcttaaaaaagaaaaaaaaacttcgTGCCAGGCTCGAATAGGGGTATGGCCTAACCTAACCCGTCCCAATTTCAACCTTAAGTGAGATATGGTCAagagactaaacaataaatctctGAAATCTAACTTTTATTCAGAAGCCATTATTGAACTTTCTTGCATTTTGCAATAAAGCACATTAGTCTACATGGACCTATCCACTAGAATACATATTCAATGTCACTGCCTTTTATATTTACTGATCTTTGAACAAAAGGAGAACTAAACCAGTAAGAATCATGCATAATTATCTTTGGAATGTTACCTAAGCTTTGGGTTGCTAGCTATTGATGACTGTCCCAGTAATCAAGTAGGTTTCCAACTAAGCATGTAATTTAGATGAGTCTCTTTGATCATGGGTTTGATCAATCTTTGCTTAGTGTTCATATATTTTGAGCATCAAGAAGCACAtatcatttttaataaaattcaTCTCAAAGAAGTTAATATTCCTTAATGAGTCTCAAAGTAGAATCAAGCCTGATTCGAGCTTGGTGCAAGTTTCTTTAGATTTAGTTATAGGGTTGATTTCATCAATGGATTTGAAAATTCATTTATCAATTTATCATCTGAAATCAAACATCCAACTTTATTTAGAGAGAAAATATTTGGAAGAAAATTTCCACTAGTTCCTCACATGCCAAAGATGGCTAGAGACCAATCTTCaccttttatatatttttgaactAACTAGATCTTGCTTGTCAACCTTTTTCCTTTCTGTGATTTTTGTGTTTTATTTTGAACTTTTTTATGTTTTTGATCTGAGTGGATACCCAAACTTGATATGGATAGTTTTGGCAACCATGGGTTGGTAGGGTTAGATAGGGTTCAAGAGTAAGAATTGCCACATCAGAAACCGTGTCACAAGCTAAACTTTCGAATATAGGCACAAGAATAGAAAGGTTCTGAATTCTTTCTCTAATTTATctaaaaaggatataggcataggaatagaagataaaaaaaataaaagaattgatgtcaatatAGAGTGAAGAAGGTTTGCTCTTCTTGCAAGTGCAAGAGCCTTCCACTTATGATAATCAATGTATGATTGCACCATTTCCTCTATCGAACTAAAATTAGAAATATGCAACTTTTTTTCCAAAATAGTCACTCCATGTACTTTCAAACACCCTATCTttcatgcatattgagaagatTCATAATTTGATATTTCAAAGTAGTAGAAACAATTGAATTAAACATTACTTGAGATTTTTGCATATTAAGAGCTTGCCCTACGATAGAGTAATAGGCATCAGTAATAGAAAGTAAGCAAATGCGATCTTTCATTGTAGTCTTGCATATGAGCAAGCAATTATCCACAGAGAATAGATGAACTATAGATCGAAGGTCTCCTCTAGCTAGGACAATAAGCCCTAGGAAGCTACAGTTTTAGAACCAAGAGAAAATCTCTTAACATAGAATAAACATATATGGGGACAGAGGACACCCTTGATGTAGTCTCTAGTTGGCATGAACCAAGGTGTAGGCTCACCATTTATAAGCAAAGCAAAGAGAGATTGACTGATTGAGTAACACATTAATTGATGAAGGATACAAATTTACTATGAAAACCAAATTCCTATAATAAAGAAAATAGAAACTTCTAAGAGACCTGATCATAAGCCTTCTCAATATCAAGTTTAATCATCATCAAACTTCGAAAATAAAGAGCTCTAGATACAGTATGTATTAGTTCCTGGCTTAACAAAATTTGATCCATGATACATCAACCCTAGTGAAAAGCACCTTATTCTTGTGATATAATATGAGGCAAAATAGGTTGCGGTCGATGAACAAAGATTTTGGCAATGACTTTGTACATTGTATTGTATAGGCTAATGGACTAAAAATTAGTAACATACTCAGGATTACGAGCCTCTAGAACAAAGTGATATAGGTCCTTTTA contains these protein-coding regions:
- the LOC105036548 gene encoding LOW QUALITY PROTEIN: premnaspirodiene oxygenase (The sequence of the model RefSeq protein was modified relative to this genomic sequence to represent the inferred CDS: inserted 1 base in 1 codon) — protein: MALSCTSGSDKSXHIIVSSPEMAREILKTHDLIFATRDKILISKVFYDGTDIVFAPYGSYWRELRKICVLELLSAKRVQSFSTLRQEEMSNLVGYISNMRNSPVNLSEMFLLTSNTVTSRVAFGTQCKHGPRFISATKKVLELFIGSNVTDLFPSLSVIDTLSGLSSRLDKCGREMDEILGQIIEEHEAKRATSNGGPQEGEDLVDVLLGLKENGGLEFPFTLTNIKAVILDMFAGGTETSATKLQWTMAELMRHPEIMVKAQVEVRQAFKGKTKIEEEDITKLHYIKLVIKESLRLHPPVPLLGPKVCREACKVDGYDIPFGSRIIINAWAVARDPRYWEDPESFKPERFDGSSVDYKGGNFEYLPFGGGRRICPGITFGMAQVETVLAHLLYYFDWKIPDGMDPKDLDITELFGGTVSLKSPLWLIATPHILSK